DNA from Mycobacterium sp. SMC-8:
TGGTGCACACCTTGATCCAGTACCTCGAATGCGGCGGAAATTACGATGAATCCGCGGCCGCTCTGCACGTTCACCGCAGCACGTTGCGGTACCGGCTCGGCCGGATCGCGGATCTCACGGGCTTCGACCTGCGCGATGTCGACACCCGCTTCAACTTGCACGCTGCGACGCGCGTGTGGCGCTTCCTCAGCCCGCAACGCCGTGAGGATCAACCGGCGGACTGATTGGATCCGACCCCAGCGCACGAAGCCACAGAGCGGAAATCGTCTCGACGGCGCGAGGCGTTCGACCGCACTGCTGCGACATCCTTGCACCATACCGGCGAGCGACAGAGAGGGAACCAACATGACTTTGTCGATGCAGCGATCGGCTGGCCAAGCACAGAGATGGCGTCCGATCCGCGAGCTCGAGAATCTCTACACCGAGATGGACCGGCTGGCGCAATCGATGTTCGGTGGACGGGAGGGCGACGGCGCCTGGTCGCCAGCCGCCGACATCATCGAGACCGACAGCGCCTACATCGTCGAGATCGAGCTCCCAGGGGTGCGCCGCGAAGACCTCGATGTCTCGATGAACGGCAACGAGCTCGTGGTTACCGGCGAGGTGAAGGAACGCAAGCGTGAGGGCCTGTTGCGTCGGCGCACCCGGCGGATCGGTGAGTTCGAGTTCCGAGTCACGCTGCCCGGCGATCTGCGAATCGGCGAGATCGAAGCGTCGTTGGCATATGGGCTGCTCAGGGTCTACGTCCCGAAGGAACAGCGCACGACGACGAACAAGATCACTGTGAATGAGTCGGACGACCGAACACACTGAATGCTTGTAGAGGTTGCTCGTGGAGGGGGGACGACAGTTCCGCAATCCGACATGCGTTCGGTAGACGACTGTCGTAGCCAAGCCCAGATCCACACACCCGTGGGGCGGGCCGGCGATAAAATCGTCGTTACGTGAGCGGCAGCCGCCGACCGCGCAATGCACGCTGGGAGCAACAGATGAGCCAGGCGCCCGTCAATCAGGCAGCTGAGGTTCGGACAACTGACGTCGACGAGGCGACCGACGCCGGTGGGTCGTTTCTATGTGGCCGCCGAGCTGGCTCCGACCGGTACCACCGCGGTGAACATGCAGATGAAAGCGCTGCAGCTTCCCATGGTGACCGTCGGCCAAGTTGGCTTCGGCGTGGATATCGAGATCCGCGCTGATGAGGTCACGCCTACTACATCGATGCACCGCTATCAGGATCGGCGGTGAATCGC
Protein-coding regions in this window:
- a CDS encoding Hsp20/alpha crystallin family protein translates to MTLSMQRSAGQAQRWRPIRELENLYTEMDRLAQSMFGGREGDGAWSPAADIIETDSAYIVEIELPGVRREDLDVSMNGNELVVTGEVKERKREGLLRRRTRRIGEFEFRVTLPGDLRIGEIEASLAYGLLRVYVPKEQRTTTNKITVNESDDRTH